TAGCCGTACCCACCGAAGATCTGGACGGCGTCGGTCGCCACCTTCATCGCGGTATCCGAGGCCAGCACCTTTGCCATCGAAGCGATGGCCGAGGTGTTCTTCATGCCGGCGTCGGCCGCCCTCGCCGCCTCGTAGATGAGCGCGCGCGACGCCTCGACGTGAATCGCCATGTCGGCGAGCATCACCTGCACGGCCTGGAAGTGGGCGATCGGTACGTCGAACTGGATGCGGGTCCGGGCGTAGTCGAGTGCCTCGTCCAAAGCCCCGGCCGCGATGCCGAGAGCCTGGGCTCCCACCCCGGGCCGGGTGCGATCGAACGTCTTCATCGTGTGGATAAACCCGTAGCCTTCCTTGCCGCCGATCAGGTTCTCGGCCGGGACGCGGCAGTCCTGGAATACGAGCTCCGCGGTCTTGGAGCACCGGATACCCATCTTGTCTTCGATCTTGCCAAAGGTGAAACCGGGCGTGCCGTCTTCGATGATGAACGCGGAGAGCCCGCGCGCGCCCTTCAACGGGTTGGTGCTGGCGATGACCGAATAGACCTTGGCCACGCTGCCGTTGGTGATGAACTGCTTGGTGCCGTTCAGTACATAGTTGTCGCCGTCGCGCCGCGCGCGGGTCTTGACGTTGCTCGAATCCGACCCGGCGCTCGCCTCGGTGATGGCGAACGCGGCCAGTTCGCCCGCCGCCAGCCGGGGCAGGTACTTCTTCTTCTGTTCCTCGGTGCCGCCGACCAGTATCGGGAAAGCGCCCAGGCCGCAGGCCGCGTAGCACAACCCGGCTGCACCGTCAACCCGGCAGAGCTCCTCGACGACAATACACATCTCCATGATGCCGCCGCCCAGGCCGCCGTACTCCTCGGGGAAGTAGACGCCCATCAGGCCAAGTTCGGCCATCCCCTTCATCAGTTCGTGGGGGAACTCGCCGGTCCTGTCCAGTTCCGCCCGGACCGGCTTCATCTTCTCCTGGGCGAATCTGCGTGCCAGGTCACGGATTTCCTTCTGCGTGTCGGTAAAGAAGTATTCCACTATGCGCTCCTTTGGAGTCAGCTATCAGCAGTCAGGAGTTGGCAGCACATCGAATCGTGGGGCTGACTCCTAACCCCTGACTCCTGACTCTTAGCTCCTAACTTCACCAATGCCGGCTCGGTGTCTCACTTCCGCGGCCACCCGCTCCAGCGCCGGCTTCATCACCTCTCGTGTCAGGCGATAACACTCGATGGAGAAACCAACCGGGTCATCAACCTTCTCGTTCCGACCTACATACGACAGCAGCAGCCGGGTTCGCCGGGCCGCATCCGCCGCCAGGTCGGCGAC
The nucleotide sequence above comes from candidate division WOR-3 bacterium. Encoded proteins:
- a CDS encoding acyl-CoA dehydrogenase; the protein is MEYFFTDTQKEIRDLARRFAQEKMKPVRAELDRTGEFPHELMKGMAELGLMGVYFPEEYGGLGGGIMEMCIVVEELCRVDGAAGLCYAACGLGAFPILVGGTEEQKKKYLPRLAAGELAAFAITEASAGSDSSNVKTRARRDGDNYVLNGTKQFITNGSVAKVYSVIASTNPLKGARGLSAFIIEDGTPGFTFGKIEDKMGIRCSKTAELVFQDCRVPAENLIGGKEGYGFIHTMKTFDRTRPGVGAQALGIAAGALDEALDYARTRIQFDVPIAHFQAVQVMLADMAIHVEASRALIYEAARAADAGMKNTSAIASMAKVLASDTAMKVATDAVQIFGGYGYMREYPVEKMMRDAKITQIYEGTNQIQRLVIASELIKGTAW